The genomic interval gttttcgtacaggaaattcacttacaataggagccatttcactaatatttcGAACACAATCACATAAAACTACACGTCtatctgctaccagtaccgggggtgaagtgaagtatgtgAGCGGCAGGGAAGTGACgcgtggcggacgcgccgcgcGTCAGGCCGCTTGCTATAAACTAGTATAAACCGGTTTAAACCATGCGCGGGACGCGCCGCGCCTCAAGCCGATTGCCACTCTACACTAtcggtgtgcactcacacaaatgcaattctcagcttaagttgagaggactgtactgtttaaatagtctattcaaataaagattttgactttgatttgactttatagttccaaaatactgaactgtcctatccatgacattgacagcggggcgccaccgtcaataccggatcgctggttccgatttttgccatgttggagaccatatacagtcgtggtcaactaattagggacagaTAGAATACTAAGCAATACTAAGTGTTCATTATCCTATTATTGTAAGCTTCATTAAATATTACTGGCTGTTACTTTGTAAACATATTGACTATCAAGTACTCTATTTAACGAatataataacaacaaaaaaacttactaacttaataaaaaatcttaatcaaATCACATGAATCGGTAATTATGGTACGGACGGTCTGGCCATCTAATTAGGGACGCTCAAGTTTTtccttctaaattaaaaaaaataaaaagtaataacttttattctgTTCATTTGTAATTTCGGCGTCAATTTGAAAAGCGATATTCTTATCTTACGagtaaattattaaaggtaatggGCTGAAAGAAAAGCAACAATGCGCTAAGTTATAATCAATCTTTATCAGTGTGGATGGCCATACCGGTAAATTGCAGATCATCTGAAATGTTCCAAAAACATGAATCTACGATGCAGtggcttatttcaaaatcatgaaACCACAGAAAGTATGCCTAGAAGGAAGAGGCCAATAAAAACAACCCCACAAGATGATCGCAGAATGGTCACTCTCGCAAAGAGAGACCCCTTTAAGGGTTCCGTTCTGATCAGGAGCGAGATTTTTGGACCAGAACCGACTGCTGGAGTATTTGCGAGGACCGTCAGAAGGCGACTGGTGGAGGCAAAGCTTGTAGGAAGAGTTCCTCGAAAAGTTCCACTACTGAAGATGGAACACAAAGAAGCAAGATTGGCGTTTGCAAGAAAGTATGGACATTAGGCTTTTGCTCAATGGATAAATGTGCTGTTTTCTGATGAGATCAAGATAAATCTTATTTCATCCGATGACAGACAATACGTGCGACGACTTGTAAAGTCCGAAATGATACCAAAGTAAACGAAGAAGCAGGTGAAACATACAGGCGGCAATATAAAAATCTGGGGCTGTTTTTCTGGACATAGAGTGTGTAACCTATAAAAAGAACTGAAGTTAAACTTGAGCAAttccaatacaaataaatattggagAAAACGATGCTATCGTATGCTGAAGAAGTGTTACCAGTCTCATGAACATTTCAACACGATAACGACCCAAAACATACCGCGTACTCTGTTTAATCGTTTCTAGCGCGACAGTCAGTGACGGTACTAGATTGGCCCGAAAACAACTCAGACTTAAGCCCTATAGAGCTTATGGTATGAAACGAAGGAAAAAGTTGCAGCTCAACGTACTGGCACTAAAAATCAGCATTTCGTGGCATTTAATGGTGTTTGGaataatatttctctaaaaacCTGTAATGATTTGATTGCATCCATGCAGCGCCGATGTCAAATGGTTATAACCAACAAAACCAACCATATTGGTTATAGAAATACgtttgatgattttgttttgtattctatatttattaatgaaaactttttatgtaataaacacttaaataatttccaatttatttacatttacagtgaaagtgttacgtgtccctaattagttgtccatccctaggtcaataaatgtgtaggtggcaatgatttatttattttaaaaatattgatcgcaactagctagtttcttttctggcctttaaatatttagaatactAGCCAAATTACTTGTTATTAATAGGCACAAGCTACAAAGCCtcgtgaagatttttttttcggactGGAGAGACGGTCTTGTGTTTTAGTCATATaacgtccctaattagttgaccacgactgtagttgaacgatggtagcgcccccctgtcattgagtttggtgggacagttcagcgtgggtcatctataccagtggttcccgaatggtggtccgcggaaccctggggttccttggaaaggccgcaagggttccgtaaaaatattatcccacgtttcgtgaccgacgttgttcgctcgcaccgacttgtttacgtacaagggaggggcagggcgtgcgggcggagtagtgcgggggttccgctaggaaaagtataatccattagggttccttggcaaaaaaaaattgggaaaccctgatctATACAATAGTTACCTATATGCGTCTCGCTGCCCGCAGGCACCAGGTCTCCTTCCGCGGGGCGGAGGCCGAGGCGCGCGATGCGCTCGGACACGGCGCGGTTCCACACCAGCGACTGGTACGAGTGCAGGTAGAGTAAGCGAGTGTTACGTGCCAGCTGGAATGGAAGCGGGTTAAAGTGGGTGAGGATAAAGCATTTATGTTTACTTAGCATTCAATACTGGGCGTGACTTCGTGGATATCACTCATAGATCGGCCCGTGCTAAGAAGTACGCGAGGGTTCCTCGAACCCAACCTATTATAATTGCCTTAGGACGCTCTGTGCTTAATATTGATAAATGACCATAACCTTATTATAATGTGTATATTTTTCAGCAATACatagcaggtatttgactgcaatcacaccAGATGTCAAGTGAGATATAGTCTAGAACAGTACATACATGACtattcactctcgtcttgaaaaTTCCTGGATTACAATACTCAGAAAAGACAGAAGAAGGCagtgaattccagtccctagctattcgcattataaaagaacgaaacgcttagtgcgagctggtggtaTCGACAATGTAGAGATATTACGCTAACTTGCGTCTTGTTCCACGGTGAGGTATGGAGCATGCATAGATTTATTGTAAAGTTATGGATCTGTTTGGAGACTCACTCGAGATTCTTCTTTGCAATTTGGTAATGTCAATGCTAGCCGCATTGTACCCACGAGAGGATGAGCCTTGTGTCGCAGGCGGTAAGGTCGACATTACCTTGGACAGCGCGCCCACCAGGTCGTTAGGCGCCTTAGCGAGGGCACGTATGAGGCGTGTCTCGAAATACACGCTGCCTGCCGTGCCACGCGAGAGTGAGCCTTATGTAGCGGACGGTAAGGTCGACATTACCTTGGACAGCGCTCCCACCAAGTCGTTGGGCGCCTTGGCCAGGGCGCGTCTCGACGTGCGCGCTGCCGGACATGCCTCGTGGTAGGGCTTGTAAGGCGGCGATGGATCCGGCCTTATGGCTATACGAGAGTGAGTCTTATGTCGCAGGCGATAAGGTCTACAGTACTTTGCACAGCGCGCCcaccagtggcctaattcacgtattttgacaatcaagatctcgctgacgttcagaagtagtcccattgaaaaacatttctaaatccgtattcacaagggtcattttcaaccgacttcaaaaaaggaggaggttctcaattcgacccgtatgttttttgatataacgattactcgataggatcgcaactcagggttttgttgttgttgaagttttgtttcgtgaataAGGCTAAGGTCGTTGGGCGCCTTGGCGAGGGCACGTATAAGGCGCGTCTCGACGTGCGCGCTGCCGGACGACATGCCTCTTGGAAGCGCTTGGACTCTTGGAGTGAAGCGATGGGCCATGGGTCCGGCTTCGTGGTTACACAAGAGTGAGCATTGTGTCGCAGGCGGTAAGGTTGTCATTACCTTGGACAGCGCGCCGACCAGGTCGTTGGGCGCCTTGGCGAGGGCACGTATGAGGCGCGTCTCGACGTGCTCGCTGCCAGACATGCCTCTTGGCAGCACCTGGAGTTAAGCGATGGGCCTGCTTCATGGCCATACAAGTGTGCGCCTTGTGTCCCAGGCGGTAAGGTCGACATTACCTTGGACAGCGCGCCCACCAGATTGGTTGGGCGCTTTAGCGAGGACGCGGAATAAGCGCGTCTTGGAAGCGCCTGAAGTGAAGCGATGGGCCTGCTTCATGGCCATACAAGTGTGCGCCTTGTGTGGCAGGCGGTAAGGTCGACAGTACCTTGGACAGCGCGCCCACCAGGTCGTTAGGCGCCTTGGCGAGGGCACGTATGAGGCGTGTCTCGACGTGCGCGCTGCCAGACATGCCTCTTGGAAGCGCTTGGAGTGCTGCGATGGGTCCGGCCTCGTGGTATCGTTGTAGCGCCGGCTGAAGCATGCCTTCGCGCTCTTCCAGAAGAGAGTTTATTGCCTGGAAAATAAGATTGAGTTTACGTTATTATCGTGCACAAACAAACACAATAGCTTAACAAAATTCCATTAACTAAAATGTGCCAGCTATCTCAAATCTCAACTATCAGCCTTAATGGCTTAGTAATGGTTTTATTACTTCTCTGAAGTTGCCTTGCAGAAGTTTTCGTCCGATTTCATAAGTGGGCGTGTCCACGCGCGTTCCGAAGCGCTGTAACCCGTAGTAGTTGAAGAATCCATTCTCCTGTAGCAGTCGGGAAGCTTGTCATACAACTAACAACCTTAGTAACTGAGTACTGGTCTACTAACCTCTCTGAAATTCCCTTGCAGCAGTTTTCGTCCGATTTCATAAGTGGGCGTGTCCACGCGAGTCCCGAAGCGCTGTAGCCCGTAGTAGTTGATGAATCCATTCTCCTGCAGCAGTCGGCAGGCGTTGTCCACGACGTCGTCGGTAGCGGTCACGTTGCGCAGCGCTATGCGGAATCTTTAAGCAGGTCTGCGTGTTAATAATATGCTGTGAGGCGTCGGATAAGTTTAAAAAAGGTTGTTTAAATTCTTATTTAGATATTGGTGTTTGTTGAGCGTTCAATTTGAGCGGTTTCGAGGCGTGAATGAcagtatttaaactttaaagcaGGGGTTCtctaacttatttgagacgcgccccttTTCGACAATAccaaaaattccgcgcccccctcttccagtcaagattatttatttgtcgtatcgagcagtctggaatgaattctctcagcggtcgcaggttttttatacttaagtacacagatggtcctcgccccccactttgggaagcAATGTTTTAGAGCGTGTATGGACTTTGCGATGCTACTCGTTTGATAATTTCgctgcggatccaatgacagtttaacattcccccgggacaaacttgaccttcactggttgggtttttaatgGTGGTCAAGCTGAAGATCccggctatacaggagttgcagcggtgggaacgagaggtgggaatagtcacgtACTCGTTTGATACACAGCAAGTTTGTAACCTTGCGAGCAGGCTCACATTATCTATACACGTCTTTATGGATTTGCTACGCTAGATGCGGTCTACGGTCAGTTTAAAGTAATCATACATTATGCGGGCTGCATTCACTTTGACTTGAcggcagaccgcatccagtgtgacaaatttatttatttatttatttccaaatcaTTTAATCTTAAATTGTACGGGATTCAGTAGACAATATTGAAGAAATCTGGTATCTGCTATTTTGCTTTTCTTATTGATATCGTAAAAATACTATGCATATAGCGTTTAACTGAGTCAGTGcgtgaggtatggaagcggtaTGACAATATTatgaccttagattaataaaacctagatagatagtcagtgcacgaaaggtgaggcagattttagtaagccagaatggcttactcgtaaacgtcaaagtgaaaaattggtaaacacgtccgacgacttttaattaattaacacggtttgtgctgtgaaagggtgtctaaatacatcagaaaaactaaagaaagtgaccagtgttacatttcataagtaagtactacgattcgacgcgtattttgcttgaatttggctttaaaaattaaatacgggaatgataccagtaacaagaaaatttatttcccaattgttcgccgtacaaatacacttccttttttatgaaatcgagacttttcagtcgatttatcttattgtaattaagtaggtactttgaattcaataaataagtaagtacatgatgcgttttgtttttgttagttataaaataattaaaaacgtattaaaaatttccctactttcgggaaaatcgccttcactgtctacactccccaacaaaattgacactaatgacataagatttttgcctcactcttgacgaagcgtttgtatgaagactatccatctaggttttattaatctaagattatGACATGAAAGAGCATACAAATTtgaaggagatctgaagtctcgctgacgtttgaccgtcacaaaaacaccctcccgtgccgatCTCACACCTCAGGCATTGACTCAGTTAAGCgctaaataacttttaaaatacatagtttTCCACTCACTTGTTCCCTATAATCAtgtcatgtcagccataggacgtccactgctgaacataggcctcccctaatgctttccacgttgatcgattggtagcggcctgcatccagcgcttccctgctacctttacgatgtcgtcggtccacctcgtaggtggacgtcccacgctgcgccttctggtacgcggcctccattccagaaccttgctgccccatcggccgtcagttctgcgcactatgtgccctgcccattgccacttcagcttgctaatccctATAAACTGTGCATCAAAGGAGTAACTCGCAAGAAACCTCACGAAGCTCCACAACGTCAATGTCACCGTAAGACCGATGTACAGTTTCCCACTCACTTGTTCCCCTTGAGCATGCCGAGCCTCAGGTTGTGCGCGCTGAAGCTGTAGTTGCCGACGCAGACGTCCCGCAGCGCCTGGCAGGCGGCGGCCACGCGGCGCGGCGCCACCTTGCGCAGGCTGAACCACTGCGACGTCACCGCGCGCCGGTCCTTGCTGCCCGCGTGCCCACCATTGGGGGCTTCATGCAAGTATATACCTCCCAAAAATGGTCTGGTGCCCTGGGCTATTGTGATTGTACTCACTAGTGGGCTCTGATACtaatcccccccccccccccttaaaGGCGTGTAGCGACATTTTGACGCTACTCGCTGCACAACAAACGAGTAAACTCGCAAGAAACCTCGCGAGCAGCTTTACAATGTCGATACGTCACTGTGAGATTGCTGCCTTGCACCGGTCCTTGCTGCCCACGTAACCCACCGTTGAGGACATCATGCGCGTATAtagccccccctcccccagaatggtctggtgaTCCCCCCCCCCAAATGGTCTGGTGAACGCCCCCCCAGAATGGTCTAgtgtaaaagtacttttttttaaaaaaagtgtaaaagtgctttttttaagcctatttacagaaataaatgagttttaatgagttttagttttttagtttttagtgaCCCCCTCCCTCACTCGTAGGCTATGATACTAATCCCTCCCCCCTAGGCCTGGAAAATAACCCTAGATACACCAATGGAGGTCATGTACCATATATCGAATCCCGTACAATTTTAGATTGTATGATTTTTCACACTGGATGCGGTCAGGTCAATGTGAATGCAGCCCGCATGTATGATTACTTTGAGCTGACCATATATCGCAACCAGTGTGGCGAATCCTTGAAGGCGTGTAGCGACATTTTGAGATTACTCGCTGCGCATCAAACGAGTAAACTCGCAAGAAACCTCTCGAGCAGCTTTATAACGTCGATATGCCACCGTAAGATTGATGTACAAGTTTCCCACTCACTTGTTCCCCTTGAGCATGCCGAGCCTCAGGTTGTGCGCGCTGAAGCTGTAGTTGCCGACGCAGACGTCCCGCAGCGCCTGGCAGGCGGCGGCCACGCGGCGCGGCGCCACCTTGCGCAGGCTGAACCACTGCGACGTCACCGCGCGCCGGTCCTTGCTGCCCGCGTAGCCCACCATTGAAGGTTTTATGCTGGAAGATGTGATGTAATAAGGCATTGTTTCAGTAGCATAAGGCGGTGTAGGGGGAAAAGATGAAAAAGGGGAAAAAGAAGTAGGCTGTTTGATTTTGGCGAGAGTTAAGCCAAGGCGACGATAGACCAACACAACATAggtagtcggccgtttggtgtagtgattCGAAACTGACTATttcggaggttgcgggttcgattcccgcacagtacaaacatttgtgtgcatgaacatatttgtttgttgtattggactgggtgttttctatgtataatatgtatttacaaaaaaaaagtatttaagtatgtttatatccgttgtctagtacccatagcacaagctttgcttagtttgggactatccaaactaagcaaagcttgtgctatgtccaatgtccaaggatatttaacAGTGTCGGCAACTGCGCAAGGGAGGAGAAAAAATCATGAGAAATGTAAAAGGTTTCTTCATAAAACAAGTACAATACCCGGCGATAAATATTACACATCGACCTTTAGAAAGACCTTTTGCCGGGTACTGTAAAAGATTCCATAAAACAagtaaaaatacataaacaaatgcTTTGTTTCATTTTGTGCGTATTTTTACGATTGCCTACAACCCTAAGGCTGCATTTTCAGGATGCGTAACGAAGGacgtgtttgtaaagaaccaataggaTCGCTTTATTTACCGCATCCTCGCATATCTCTGGTGGAATGCGTTTCCTGCCTGTTTATCAATCAAAGCTTGTTAAAGAAACTTCATGCATTGCTAAAACTTCTAACCACAAAAGGATTGTTCTACAAATGTATTAATCACATCACATGCAACATCAATCTATTATTTAACATTAACTACTTACTTTATACTTGAAATCCAAAAAGTTAGGcatgtaaataaaaaaggaagtCTTCAATACAATGTGGATGCGAAACCTGGGTCCTCATCAAATGCCACAGAGAAAAGTTGGAACGATGCCAGAGAGCCATGGAGAGACGCTTAATAGGAATAAAGAAATAGGACAGAGTGAGGTGTAGTACAAACATgggaaaaaaaacaaaagttgtCGACGTAATAAGCTAAAGAGACCAGATCCAGAAGAAAAATGGCGCGAAAGCGTCATCGACTATTGAAAGAGAAGTAAAGGACGCCAACAAACAAGATGGGAAGACGACCTAAAAGTTACTCACAGTTTGACACCATTGGAAAAGGGTAGCGCACAACAGGTCCCAGTGGAAATCGTTGGATGAGGCCTATACCAAGAGGCAAACTGAGCTTCAGTATATTATAGTAACACACAGAACATACTGTCTAGCACTTGTGCTTATAACCAAGTTCAGAATaaaaaggcttattattattattataccacgAACACGAGCCAGaacactaggtagaccgacgatctggtgaaggtcgcgtgagcctggatgcgagcggtgcaCGACCGGTCTTTGTGGCATTCCTTGGGAAAGGCTTTtgacagcagtggacgttattcggctgaaatgaaagaacaaacaattataattatacTTACTTTAACCTCAGCTTCTCAGCAATTCGTGAGGCCGCATCCATGGTGTCACAGTTTTCCTTGTATACTATGAAGTGAACATACTCCCCTGGCCATACCCACTTTATTCTGTTGTCTATGCGTACTGAAAATCAAGAACAAAAGGTCTAAAAGTATAAACAAGAAACAAATAATAACTTCTGTAAAGTTATTTAGGCGTGGCAGTCTGTCATGGATTTTGTGCACAATGAGGGTTTTtgagaatgaaaaaaaaaaatgaaaaatccgccagatggcaatacgtagacgcgaggtccaaatactgcatgattggttatttgtgacatgacagtgacagatatgtcaaaattcaccaatcacgcagcagtcagaccccacatccacgtcccgccatctaacggatctttcattcgcgaaaaccctcattagtacatggtttcaattttattttgtacctaGCCTAAGTGAATATCCCTTCTCTTTTATAATAGTAAGATAGATAAAATCCTACCTCCTTTCCTATATCTTGTGAAGCGGAGTAGTTTCTTATCCTCAATGTTGATGGTGCTGCCAACTATACTTTCTCCAAAGGCTTTTTTGACAGCATCATGGATTTTAGTTCTTTGTTCCTTTGACATGTTGGTTGCATCAACCTGAAAATCAAACCCAGTGTATGTTTAATACAGGAAAGACGCAATAAAGAGCTACAAAGTATCATACTACTTTTGACATGAGTCCCAGGTACATTTCCGATTGGTAATTAGGAATGTTGTCAAATACAATGTTTTCTAAATTGGCAGAACGTATCAGAAGGAAGCCTTAAGAATCTTTTCTACCATATGACAAATCAAGACAAACCAACAATTTTTGTACAGTTTGTTGCATATTTCACAGCCAAATGTAATAAACCAATATTGTAATAGCATAAATACTTGATTTGTAGATAAATACCAGCTTAACACTGCTGTagtatattttaattacattaagGGCCGacttttcaatcgtcggatatcttttatctgaagaataaacttttcattttgacatattttccatgcTATTTcagtcaatgtgccaaactattcttcagttaaaagttatccgacgattgaaaaatcagccctaaaaaaaatatgtagcaTATTGtatgtttgaaaattataaataacttgaagaattgaagtttgagatgcgactcttaatgctaaaaattaaataattatgtaaaagagctgtttcatcttaactgacagttaaatatttgcaacaatatttctgttagatgtagggtaggtatactcaacattgatgaaacaaacgctggccgtaacagcgtattacacttgaaaatttcgacgggttcatccagtgtctaagtagctcagttggaagagcagtcgcccggcaagcggaaggtcgtgggttcaattcccgccttaggcagttcgaatttttcaagttatttataattttcaaattagtttgagatgcgactcttaacgctaaaaattaaataactatattgtatgttattgtaataaataaataagcaatgCAACTTACTTCAATGCTTTCATCCGTGTCTTTAGTGAGGACGAGCTTATTGATGCTGTCCCATGTCTCCAGCGGCAGTATCTCCAGGTTGTACTTGGAGAGCAGCAGGTCCTCGTCCTCGTCCACGGCCTCGTCCTCCGGAGGCTCGGGAGGCGTTAGATCTGTCAGTTTGGCTATTTCACCTTTTTCGTTTATTTCCGACACTTGGAAATCTGAATATCTGTAATCATACGTTAAAATTCTGAATCATGATACGAAATTCAGAGAACAAtcagggactattcccacctctcgttcccaccactgcaactcctgtgtaaccaggatctacagcttgaccgccacaaaaacccaaccaatgaaggtcaagtttgtcccgggggaaagttaaactgtcattggacccgcaacgaaattaatcagaagaacataggagttcgaaattaaggttcgacttccctccattgcaaagcggatggcaggtgacaaacaaaggtttaatacctttaagaaaagattatgcaccatggacaataaattaaattaagggggcctatcttatgagcaattagcaactacctgccaataatatcaGAGAACAAtcagtaaatattttgtataccATTTCTGGCTTGATAAATGATAATAACATCTATGTGTAGGACCGTGCAAGCCTTACTTTACTATGGACCGAAACACTTTTGGGTTATAATAACAGGGTTTGAAACTTGTCATTTACCTCATTTTGATAATGCCATTGAATCCTGCATGATCGCTAATGTATTTCGTCACGCCGATTTCGTCTTCGGCCAGTCGCTTGCCTGGCGTCTCACGCCGAGGCTTGTTCCACTGTTGACTTGCGTTCGTGGTCCAGTTCCCATGGCTAAAGTTACGATCGTCTCGGTAGCCAAGCCCCCTGAAATTCTTACCGCCCCTCCAAGGACCTCTATTGCCCCCTCGCGCAAAACCTCTATTATTATGACCTCCTCGGCCTCTACGATCACCACGTATCCACACCCCAGATTTTTCGGTGTTCATTTCAACTAAATCTATAACCTaaccttaaataaattaacacaatGTAACCTAAAAACGATGCTACAATAAATTAGCCTAACAACTGATTCGC from Ostrinia nubilalis chromosome 4, ilOstNubi1.1, whole genome shotgun sequence carries:
- the LOC135071315 gene encoding pseudouridylate synthase 7 homolog: MNTEKSGVWIRGDRRGRGGHNNRGFARGGNRGPWRGGKNFRGLGYRDDRNFSHGNWTTNASQQWNKPRRETPGKRLAEDEIGVTKYISDHAGFNGIIKMRYSDFQVSEINEKGEIAKLTDLTPPEPPEDEAVDEDEDLLLSKYNLEILPLETWDSINKLVLTKDTDESIEVDATNMSKEQRTKIHDAVKKAFGESIVGSTINIEDKKLLRFTRYRKGVRIDNRIKWVWPGEYVHFIVYKENCDTMDAASRIAEKLRLNIKPSMVGYAGSKDRRAVTSQWFSLRKVAPRRVAAACQALRDVCVGNYSFSAHNLRLGMLKGNKFRIALRNVTATDDVVDNACRLLQENGFINYYGLQRFGTRVDTPTYEIGRKLLQGNFREAINSLLEEREGMLQPALQRYHEAGPIAALQALPRGMSGSAHVETRLIRALAKAPNDLVGALSKVLPRGMSGSEHVETRLIRALAKAPNDLVGALSKVMTTLPPATQCSLLCNHEAGPMAHRFTPRVQALPRGMSSGSAHVETRLIRALAKAPNDLSLIHETKLQQQQNPELRSYRAGSIAALQALPRGMSGSAHVETRPGQGAQRLGGSAVQGSVYFETRLIRALAKAPNDLVGALSKLARNTRLLYLHSYQSLVWNRAVSERIARLGLRPAEGDLVPAGSETHIVTEEMNDGEFEDEDNNENESDADTNDASEAPADNDNDSSDKRDKDKNNDEKPKVPVKVLTKEEAESGQYTIFDVIMPLPGYNIDYPPNMKDFYEEEMAKDNLKLDLRHKVKCYSMSGAYRHVAVRPFDVSWRSVRYSQPYADLLRSDRDQLTGRELTGIIEGTQPPTMGSEHGLTTRKAERHGFGSQTADMAGWAARAAIRDTNTGYNSTQRALLAALRRLLRSDRDQLTGRDLTGIIEGLALRRLLRSDRDQLTGRELTGIIEGNNHHHHHTILLMKLSIHFFKYLHEVKLLYVVLIIILWPYDDLLRSDRDELTGRELTGIIEDGKYKALLLEMSLPASCYATMALRELLKVDTSCDYQAMQNNYHRRKKSKDKTGEAGDENSENNSDANDSLNMSGENSEVSRQENAEVTGDVMPEASGDESLKRKMDDYVDVALKKVKTEIE